One genomic window of Haemophilus haemolyticus includes the following:
- the rpsJ gene encoding 30S ribosomal protein S10: MQNQRIRIRLKAFDHRLIDQSTAEIVETAKRTGAQVRGPIPLPTRKERFTVLISPHVNKDARDQYEIRTHKRLVDIVEPTEKTVDALMRLDLAAGVDVQISLG; encoded by the coding sequence ATGCAGAACCAAAGAATCCGTATCCGCTTAAAAGCTTTCGATCACCGTTTGATCGATCAATCTACAGCGGAGATCGTAGAAACAGCTAAACGTACTGGTGCACAAGTTCGTGGTCCAATTCCTTTACCAACTCGTAAAGAGCGTTTCACCGTGTTGATTTCTCCACACGTAAACAAAGACGCACGTGACCAATACGAAATTCGTACTCACAAACGTTTAGTAGATATCGTAGAGCCAACAGAAAAAACTGTTGATGCATTAATGCGTTTAGATTTGGCTGCCGGCGTGGACGTGCAGATCAGCCTAGGTTAA